One region of Armigeres subalbatus isolate Guangzhou_Male chromosome 3, GZ_Asu_2, whole genome shotgun sequence genomic DNA includes:
- the LOC134220211 gene encoding uncharacterized protein LOC134220211, with protein sequence MAFNKDEMHAPQWMDETFFEKVLKKSENDSGLLVNESKIIPGTKPGDHFASVIFRASVTYNSRGQNHEKSLIIKTMPVQEGLKKDLLKGGEIFETETIMYQTVIPEMVKLLRSVGDNTEFGPRLLYSSSDPFWVMVFEDITKRDYQMKYTQLSFDDAKIVYTKLARWHAASLVLSDTVPIISKLDKSLGGIMQTDFSEIWTGHMATLAKLCHGWPGYEIYGDRLDSLKNTIMTKLKDIYQLKDSNLYNVLNHGDLHSKNMMFKIEEGVTKDILLLDYQISFWGTPACDIIYSLYNTCSIETRDNHRDELIKFYHDEFTATLNNLGYLNKIPTLVDLHVEILKCGYLETFLSCTFLPFMILPFEELMPASSIENPEEGVELDFGDKEKMGEMMLKVFQHPKYVSVIQRYLPALLHKGFLEL encoded by the exons ATGGCTTTCAACAAAGATGAAATGCATGCTCCCCAATGGATGGatgaaacattttttgaaaaggtgctaaaaaaatcggaaaacgaTTCTGGTTTATTAGTGAACGAGAGCAAAATCATCCCAGGTACTAAACCGGGAGATCATTTCGCGAGTGTCATTTTCCGCGCCAGCGTCACTTACAACAGCCGCGGccagaatcatgaaaaatcgtTGATTATTAAAACGATGCCTGTGCAGGAAGGCCTTAAGAAGGACCTCCTGAAAGGAGGAGAGATCTTCGAAACGGAAACTATCATGTACCAAACTGTAATCCCGGAAATGGTGAAACTTCTTCGTTCGGTGGGAGACAATACAGAGTTTGGACCGAG GCTCCTCTACTCTTCTAGTGACCCATTCTGGGTGATGGTTTTCGAGGATATCACCAAACGAGACTACCAAATGAAGTACACTCAGCTGAGCTTTGACGATGCTAAGATTGTGTACACAAAACTGGCGCGATGGCATGCTGCTTCATTAGTTTTATCCGATACG GTGCCAATTATTTCTAAGTTAGACAAAAGCCTCGGAGGTATAATGCAGACGGATTTCAGTGAAATCTGGACTGGACACATGGCTACACTGGCCAAACTCTGTCACGGATGGCCTGGCTATGAAATCTACGGTGATCGTTTGGACAGCCTGAAGAACACCATCATGACTAAGCTAAAAGACATCTATCAGCTGAAGGATTCAAATCTATACAATGTACTAAACCATGGCGATTTACATTCCAAGAATATGATGTTTAAAATCGAGGAAGGTGTTACGAAAGACATTCTGCTG CTTGACTATCAAATCAGCTTCTGGGGGACCCCTGCATGCGATATCATCTATTCATTATACAACACATGCTCGATAGAGACGAGAGACAATCATCGCGATGAGCTGATCAAATTCTACCACGACGAGTTCACAGCTACGTTGAATAACTTGGGCTACCTAAATAAAATTCCAACTCTGGTTGATTTACACGTAGAAATTTTAAAGTGTGGATATTTAG AAACATTCCTGTCGTGTACATTCCTTCCATTCATGATTTTACCATTCGAAGAACTCATGCCTGCATCTTCAATTGAGAACCCAGAGGAAGGAGTTGAACTTGATTTTGGCGATAAAGAAAAGATGGGAGAAATGATGCTGAAAGTATTCCAGCATCCAAAGTATGTTTCTGTAATCCAGCGATATTTACCTGCTCTACTTCATAAAGGATTTTTGGAGTTatga